The Eublepharis macularius isolate TG4126 chromosome 12, MPM_Emac_v1.0, whole genome shotgun sequence genomic sequence GTAGAGAGCGGGGTAAAAAATTAATCATCAAGATAGGAAACTTGTGCATAcagtcagaggagttagccgtgttagtctgtagtagcaaaatagtaaagaatccagtagcacctttaagactaaccaactttattgtagcatacgctttcgagaaccacatctgtCACATCTgacgaaagctaatgctacaataaagttggttagtcttaaaggtgctactgggctctttactattgtgCATATAGTAAATCTGCCACTTACTGGAAATTCAACTTCTGCTCCGGAGTCAGCGTCAGCGTCCACCGCCTCCTGCTTTTCTGGGTTCCCACGTTTGGACGGCACCGCTTTAGATTTTGGCAGGATCCCCCAGTCTTGGCTCACTTGCTGTGACCACATTGGTGCAGCCTTTTCCTGCAAAGCTAACCACAGAATATCATCTTGGGTCACAAGAAGCATCTTCCAAAAACGCATATTTACTGtaagatcaaggtgggtagccgtgtttgtttgtctgtagcagcagaaaagagcaagagtccggtagcacctataagacttaacaaaatttgtggtagggtatgagctttcgtgagtcacacctcacttcttcagatagctgaAGGTAGTGTCTGAAgcactgagctgtgactcacaaatgcTCATAACcccaccactaattttgttagtctaggtgctactggactcttccttttCCCCCTACATTTTCTGTAAGTTATCATTCTCCTTTCTCTAGACATCTTTGGTTGGCCTCTAGGGGGTGCAATTGCACAGAAAAGGGGTGAAATATTTATGGGGAGGGCAGATACTCTCTTCTTAAAGGGCAGGTTCCCTGGAGTATTTCTCAAGCACTTgggccatagggttgccaaatctggcttgggaaattccaggagatttggcagCAGTGTGTAGGAAGGAGAGGGagcaaggttgccaacttcctggaaGGCCTGaagctctcctggaactgcaactgatctctaggctagagagatcagtttcccaggtgaaaatggctgttttggaaggtgggctctatgacattatgTCCCTCCCTATCCTTCATAGACCTCATGTCCAATCACAGGAGGCAgctcagcggggggggggggatatgccaTAGTCTGCCCTCAGAAGGTGCCATGTCCTTCAGAGGAACttacagcctggagatcagttgtaatttcaggagaattgGAGGCTCCATCTTGTGGATGGTAATGGTAACCCTAACTGCGGCGGTGgtcttttaaaaacacagtaaaGTCATTGTGTTGCAAGTCCACAGAAACAGAATaagataattaaaaacaaacagcttttaataaaatttattttcaaaAGGGGAAGATCCAAGTGAAAACTTGACCTATGCAAATAAATGACATTTCTATTTCTAATTTCTCCCAGTTTGAGACCTAGGCTAGCTCCTCCTCTGTCTTTAATTtaagagaagagcaagattcaggtccagtagcatcttaagaccagctagatttccagggtatgagcctgtcaagaatcaaaactccctttgtcagatacatggagggtaggaggggtattgcaaattagagtgtcaggaagctagctgcaatacatgttgtaattagcttgatagagcatgggtGTGAGGTGCAtaaaattagcatttgtagtgTGAGAAAAATCCAATATTCCGATTCAATCTGGaaggatccattgttccaaatttccAAATAAATTGGAAAACTGCAGCAAAGGTGGAGGGTACTGGATTGGGTTTCACTCCCAAAGTGACCCTATGGGGGTATGAACTGGTGTCCTTTTGAGAGCTCTGTTTCAAGGGGTTCCTAGTTCTGAAAATATGGCTCTCACTCTAGTGTTGCTGTGCTCCAGAAGTTTTTAAAAGGGCAGAAGCCCTTGCTACTTAGGAAAAGGCTTTGCGCTAGCCAGTCTTTAGATGCATTGCGGCATAGCAGGTTCCCTGCAACGATGCTGAAAATCTGGCACAAGCTGTTTTTTTATGAATTGGTGCCCTTGGACAGATGctctcccctctaccatcagcaCTGATCTGCTGCCAGTTCGGCTCCTGGAGCATTTTGGTGGCAGCTGTGGCGCTCCAGTGGCCACCCATTCTTTCTGGGACGGCTGCTATGACCAACGCATGCAGGAGAGGCAGAAGTCCAACCTGCTCATTTGTCCACATCAGGAAAAGCTTCCCCCCTTGAATGTCTGCCCGCCCCGTGACTCTCAAAGACGCAGGTGACTTGCAAGGGAAAAAGTGACTACCTTGATCTGGAATCTCATGGGAaccaagaaaggggaaaaagaggCCAGCGTCCTACTTACCTAGATGAGTTCTGCTGGAGTGGTTGattctgaaaagaaaaataacaataACTGGGGATTGGCAGAGGGTGGGTGCAAGCGGGGGGGAATTCGGGATGAATTGGAGCTGAGGACAATTGGGCAGGGGTACGTGGGCTGCTGGGATTGCCACCTTCTTGCCGTTATTGGCTTCAAATGTGTATTTCAACACCAGCCAAAAGCAGGTAATGCTTTACCTCTGCATGGCAATAAAGTCACAGGAAAAATCTTCATCTGCTTTGTTTTTGCCTCTGTACTAAAAGCCACTGGAGCAACAATCctggtattgttgttgttgccgctgttatttatagtctgcctttctcactgagactcaaggcggattacatggtgtgagattagtacagtcagtatcaggaacatttccatacagcatcaaggacattcctatacagtgttaaggacatttccaaaacAACATCATAGGATTTTACGaagacgtagcattagtaaggatccaatatagagttgaaggtACCACTGAATAAAGGGATGGACTGGCAAGCCTGAGGCATGTATGTGGCCCCTTTGGGATCCTGACTGGTAGGCCCAGTCAAGTGATAGCTGTTTGCCCCATGGGATAGGGCAATAACAAGGTTAGTGGGATAGGGCAATAGGTTCaccagctccagggtgggaaaaTCCTGgtgattttgtgggtggagcttaGAGAGGGCCTGGAGTGggcggggttgggggaggggggacctcagcaggatataatgccaaatAGCGCCCccatcaaagcagccattttctccagggggattgacctctatggcctggagagcagttgtaattctgggagacctccagccaccacctggagactggtaaccctaagtcTCTTCTCACCGCTGCAACTCTCTGACATGATAGCGAAGAGACTCTTTACTCCTCTGCTTAATTGCCCAGGAGGAATCCTGTCTTGGGTTAAGTCCAACACCCCAAATGCTTTACAAGGATTTTTTCCAACCTGTGCCTCCGTTCTTCCTCACCTGGATGATGTCCTGCTGGTACCTGGAATCAGAAGAGGAAAAGGCATTTCATAACAGAGGGTTTTGTCTCTTCACCCTTTCGGTCCCAGATTTTCCCTCTTCTTATGCATTGCCATAAAAtcagtcattcattcattctgatAGCAGTTTCTatttcagccccctcccccttgtgCCGCAGGCGGCAATGCAACAGGTAAAGCATTTTCTGCCTTTGCAGCTCCTTTCACTGCCTGTCATGCCGCTTCCAACGGGAAGAgaacttcccccaccccacccccttgcagGCTTCCTCTTGAGTCACCTGAAGCTGCAAGGCAGGCAGTGAAAGGGACCTGAAATGGCAGGAAATGCTTTACCTGTTGCATTTCTGACTGTGGCACAAGGGAAGAGGGGAGCTGAGATACAGAAATTGCTATCATAAGGTTGCTATCTTTTTCAAACTGGCTGTTTCTCCTATGCCTTTAGAAACATACACAGATGGCTAAAGGGAAGCTTTTCCCAGCTAGAGGGGTCAAGATGTAGGAAAAGTTTCACCAGTTATGGAAAAGCAAGGGGCCGAGGGCTGGAATGAAAAGTGGTTACTTAAAAATATGTTGTTTGCAGCAGGGTTTTCTCCCAGCTCTGCAACGGAGTTTCAAGAGATCTGAAATGTACGTCTCCTGGCACCCAACTCACCCCTGCTCCTCCAGCCCCCCAAATACCTTTCAGTTTCTTGCTGAAAATGCAGACAAGAAACAGTAGAAAAAGGGCTCCTGCCCCACTGCAACCTGCCACCAGGGGGAGATGTAGAGATCCATCTGCACAAGAAAACGATTAAACAGTGAATGGCATAATCGATACAAAGACTTAGGATGGTTTGGTGGTGTACGCACACATGCATGCCCATGCAcacaagtacacacacacacaaaaccatacGTATTACTTTCTGGTCAGCCTTTCTTCCTTCCCTGGCCATCAGTTCTCCAGGCTCCAAAGCTCCCTCGGTGGCTGGATTCCTTGCTGCTGAAAACACAAAGCTTCTCCCGTCTTCTCTCTTGGCCCAGTGTTAACTTTTCCTTTTCTACTTGCAGATTAAATATCTAGCCTTCTAAATCCATACTTGGTTCCAAATTTGGTTGCATGGTTAATACGACAGTGAGTAAAAGGAACTTCTTGCATGCTCAGAGATGCCCTTTTCTTTAATATTGAGAAGTAAAGTCTGCCTTTGttgaggcagggctcatttcgagggggaacgcacaggaatgcagttctggctgttccccaaagaggtgacatggcaggtggccccgcccacctgactctcggccattttgggcctgtcgctgcctggattggggccaaaacggcctggatcgggccactgacgggtggtggatcactctcccgctcatcagcggcccaatcccaaccattttgggccccttttcagcctttTTGAGCccttttttaccattttgggaccaattttggccctgaatggccaggattgggtccaaaacggccaggatgggtgatgccagggggtgtggcatatgcaaatcagttatactaatgacacacttccggtgatggcaagaggcatggcatatgctaacaAGTCGTGCTAATGAGGTCCTCCCTTttgttatgctaatgaggtcctcctttttctatgaaatgacccctgcgttGAGGGATATATACTACATGGGAAATTGGAGAGTAGAACTTTTGAAATTGCCATTAACATTATAAAGCAACTGAACACGGTTTTTAAATTGGAGCAATAACAAGGGAAAATAAGGCTAGCTCCTGTCTCCAGTACTATGGCCCTCATCCATATTGGACTCCCTTTCTATAGGTGCATGTTACATGAAACATCGGGACATCTAATGACCTCCCATTTTCCACATAATGTGCAGTTTGGCCCTGATTTTCATTTATATCACTCTGGGTGTGAACCCTGGAGAACCACAGCGTGAGATTAGACTTTGCATGAGCGCTGAAACCTTAAGGTCTAGAAACTTGCTTTCATGCAAAAACAGTAAGAAATCCCACATTTTATGCTGTTCGGAAGTTCAGATTCTGTGTGGAATTCAGAATGCTGTCCTAAGGCTACAAAATCCAGTTGCTCAGAACATAATAATGTGACTCTCTTAACCGCCGGGTGAGCCTTATAGTTCGGCTGAGTTAAGTAGGCTGCAATAGGCAGAAAATTTAAGAGAACAAGAAACAGCTACAGATAgttatttttgttattgttatacCAGTAGATAGTGTGGCATTTCCATTTTCTGCCTTGGATACCGTCCTTGTCTGAGAGGTTGATCTGGGGTCACTGCTGCTTGTGAATGGTTTTGGGGAGCCCTGAGAACCAGATGGTTTTCTGGAGCCGTGAGGATCGGCGCTGCTGGAGACGCTGTCACGCCACGTAGACTGGGAAGAGCTGGGTGCTGAGGTGGCTGGTCCGTCAGGCGCAGCCCTGTGTAAGTTCTCCTCAGTAGCCAGCTGAGACGATGTGAGTTGTAAAACTGCTGGTGTTGGGACTCCAAGAGAATCAGTACTGCTTGTTACATAGGTTTCATAGGTGTGAGCAACCACGACAGCAGTGGAGGCCTCTGGAATTGTGACAGCTGGAAGAACTGCAAAGAGAACCACAGAATGCCAAGGTTGGAAAGGTTCCCTGTGTGGGTATCCCTCCCCCTACACAGTCTCCTTAAATCATTACATTTAGCCATTtagtctgtgtgtgttatgtgccgtcaagtcgcctccgacctatagcgaccctatgaatgaaagacctccaaaacgtcctctcattaacagacttgctcagatcctgcaaactggaggacgtggcttcctttattaggccttcctcttctcctgctgccttccacttttcctagcattactgttacagaatcctgtcttctcatgatgtgaccaaagtacaatagccttagtccaTCCTAGCCATTTGCCTGCATTTTTCTCTTAAACTAAAGAACTGCAAAGGGTCAGCCTCCCTGGGGATAGAGAATGTTCCATCTCATCCTATTCCAAATggtgcctttgaaaactgttccCAGACCTGCACCCCCTCCCCGCCTCCGCTCGCTCTTCTCTAACTGCTCCTGCTCAGCAACCAGTATCCCTGTCCTCAAAGGCCTTGCAGCCTCTTATCCCCCGAGTGTAGGTTAGCTGGAGTTGGCACACCACCCAGTTTGCCTTGGCAACTCTTTACATCCctgatttctggtcagttggcacaccacaacaggaatcagggagtagttgtaacatgtttcatcttgttctctcatcattcacagagcacaacattcccatacactctaagtaatattcttctatgctcagaagctcatgatgtacctttctttccgttatgctaCCTAGattagacaaaagtctgatcacagcatattttgcttagttggctgagaatggaatgtgtaacttgtaactgttgctataaccatatttgggcatccgggacttcctgaatacaagctaataaaactctcgcctccatctttagGGGAagagactttgcatccagatctcggtctcgtgtcgttactacacctGAGCCCCATCTTCAAAAGGCATGAGAGCATTAAGTCTGTAgcgtaacttttttttttgtcctggaGAAGATACGACCGAAGTCTGAAGCCTAGCTTCAGTGAGTTGGTGAGTGAAATTTTCTGCACTATTTCTTGTTTAAACCCGGGGCAAGATAAGGTGGGTATCCAAGGGCGTAAGGACCCAGGCACCTATCCTGATGGGAGGGTTCTCTGCTGCTGCATTTGGTTCACAAATATAAGATCATGCTCCAGGCAACCAGAGGCCTGGTTCTGTCTACATTTTACAAAGTGTGATTTGTTCTCCACACTTTATACCACTAtatatgccttttaaaaattcagaatcGAGCTTCTTTGGACTAGTTAAGTCAGACCATCATATGAGCAACTGGGATAGACTACTGGATCATAAATTGGCATGCCTAGGCATTACCCAGGCTGTGCTAGAAACAATGAGTAGTCAAGAATTGACCCTGCTCACTAGACGATGTCTTAGGGACCTTGATTATGAGAGCATGCTGCTTAGAGTCCACAGAGGGTGCTCATGTTTTTCAGTtggcttcagggctttttttgggggggggaagaggtggtggaactcagtgggttgcccttggcagaaatgatcacatggctggtggccccgccccctgatctccagacagaggggagtttagattgccctccgcggtgcagaggtcaatctaaactcccccctgtctggagatcagggggtggggccaccagccacgtgaccattttcaagaggttccggaactccgttccaccgaattccagctgaaaaaaagccctggttggcatCATCCTTCCAACAAAAATGCCAAATTATCTATCTGAGTTAACTATTCCAATGTATAGAAGGGCTTTTATGCTAGCACACGTGAATGCCCTACCTTCAGCACAGACGCTAGGAAGATTCAGTGGAATTCCATACTCAGATAAGACTCTGCAATTGTGGCAGCTACAAAATTGACTCTATAGGTCACATTTTCTTCGATTGCCATgctgtcgtggtcttggcatagattttcattcctggcaatgactCTGTAACGAACGGATGACTGAACTGATAAACAAACTACTCTGTGTGTGGTGAAATTTTTGGCAGTTGTTAAGTTACATGATAACTAACTTTCAGGTTCTCCTCCCATGGAATAAGGATTTgctgtgccttttaaaatgaatacattgttttaaaatatgttattGCATACACACAACTTACCTTCGTTCAAATggtgaagatccttgtactgcagtggtagctgctgccaaagcaactttttaaaaaatctgcacagccactcAGACCTCCGATGGCTGATCAGAAGCCCAGCTAGgccaaagccccacctggccccagcAATTTTCTTAAAatacttggtgggtgccaggaaaagtGCCAGCAGGTGCCTCAGTGCCCATAGAGTGTATATTAGGGATCTCTGCTATATGAGATAGTAAACTGTGTTTAGAAGACATTGTAATTTTATGTTTTTAGAAGTTTTTGGAAgactaatagtgaaatcctaagcagagtttactccagtctaagctcattgatttcagacACACAGGTTTAAAACTACACATTCGTTTTGTATTCACTGAAAGTTTTGGGTGGATGTTGAGTGGTAATGGAGGACACAGTAAAGTCCTTTGCCCGAAGCACAGGTCATGCCACTGATACGGTTCTCTGTTCCCACTCCAGTCAACTTAACTAAACTCATCTTTGCCTTTGCCCTTCCAATAAGCCAGTATCAACAAAGAAGGCCTCACCTGCCACAGCAATGTTGATGGCTCTGCTTTTCCGGGATGAGATCTCCCGCCCAGATTCCAGGGCCTGGTACATGCAGGAGTACTTTCCACCATCTTGTGGCAACAGCCTCAAGACGTGTGTGGTGCTTTCCGGAGAGGAGGGGAGCTGGATAACTTGCAGTTGTTGGAGGTCCTTGAAAAACGTGATCTTTGACACATGATGAACGTCACGAGCCGAGCATGTGAAGTTGATGAATTCCCCACTTGTGTAGACCTCTCGCTTTGGGGACACAGAGAAGAGAGGAGCTCGAGGACGCTCTGAAAAGCAAAGTGAAAGAGCATGGAGAAAGACTGGGGGCTTGGGGAAAGCAAATCGCTGTCCACTCAGCCACTGAACACCTCCATCTGCTAGGACCTGAGACCATACCCAGACTTTACTTCCACGGGATATTCCCTCTTCCCAGGTGGCTCGGAGATCTTTAGTTCTTAGGATAGCAGGATTGCtgacatctgaagaagggagctgtgtagCTACAGCCCAATAATCCTAATCGAATGCAAATGATCTGAGTGATACGTTCTCCCCAGCTCATCTCAACACTACAAAGTTATAGCTGTTCTCTATCAGTTAGCTACCAGGGCTTCCCTCAAAGATTGGTTGGACACTACAAATTCtctatgtgttatgtgccgtcaagtcatctccaacatatggcgaccctatgaatgaaagacctccaaaacatcttatcattaactgacttgctcagatcttgcaaacgggaggatgtggcttcttttattgagtccagccattccgttttaggtcttcctcttttcctgctgccttccaattTCCCTAGCATTTgatttttccaaagaatcttgtcttctcatgatgtgaccaaagtaggatagcctcagttttgccatttttgcttctagggagaattcaggcttgatttgatccagtacccacttatttgtctttttggctgtccgtggtatccgcaaaactcctccagcaccacatttcaaatgaatcaattttcttcctgtcagctttcgtcactgtccaactttcatatccatacatagaaGATAAAGATGtccctctgggaaccaagatcaagataatccgaactatggtattccccattactatgcatggatgAGAAAGCTGGACAAATTCTCTAGCTGCTTTTATTCCCTAGTTCTCTAgctactgtttttttttctatttttttctaaattttctaaaaatacttggtgccTCATTGCCCACAAGGCCACATTAGGGACCTTTGCTATATGATATAGTAACTTGTGAAGTTTGGAGCACGTTGTAATTTTATGTTTTTAGAACTTTTTGGAAGATTGAGTGTGCAGTTGGACACAGTTTTAAAATAGCGCATTTGCTTTGTATTCACACAATAAGTCTGTTCGGAAAGGAAAAACAAGACTCCTTTTTATAATATTCGGGGGAAACCTCTTTGAGCTTGTTCGGCACATATAACCAGTTAAATTTGCTTCTTCATTAATATTCCTGTTGCAGCAGAGGGGCAGGACTGAAACTAAACCAGGCAGGCCTCAGTACTGGAAGATGGCTCAGTGCTAGGAGCTGCAGAGGAGCACAGCTGAGGTCAGAAGTCCCAGAGCAGAGAGTGCAAATTTCCAggaacctgcaaaccagcccctcccaacactagggctgccaatctccaggtgatagctggagatctcctggaattacaactgatctccaggccacagagatcagttcccctgaagaaaatggctgctttagaggatgaactctatggcattaaaccctgctctcttccttaccccaaactccaccctttccaggctccaccccccaaatctccaggaatttcacagccaggagctggcaaccctacccaacatgtcctatttttaaaagatgttctttttctctccttcaaacacGCAAAAAAAGGTTCTCATCTCCTGTGATCTGGGGGTCAATGAGTCCATCAATGGGCCTCTTCCATTGCCAAACAAGGACTGGCTCACCTGTCAGGGCTACAGACACGAGGCTGCTGTAGGGGGACTGGATCCCCCGTTCCTTGACCAGCATCCAATACACGCAGCTGTACTTCCCAGCAGAGCTTCGGTCCACGTTAAATGCTTCATAAGGCCCTTGGCCTTTATGGGGCAGCTCCCTGAGTGTCTGATCTGGCTGTTCCTTGTAGAATCTGTATCCTGCCACCTCCTGCCCGTCTGGAGCGGAACAGGTCAGGGTGACTCTTTCTCCTTGGAGGTATACAGGATGCTTCGGATCCAGGGAAAGGGTTGCAGCAGGTGGCAACTCTGGGGTTACAAGGAAAATCCAGAGAGCCTggaattaattttattaaataaagtTTCAAAAGGCAGAGACTAGGACTCAGCAAAAGAATGTGAGATATAAAACATTCTGAATGATTAAGAACAGCAgaccaaagaaaagaaaaccccaaATTTCCCTCTTTATTTTTCATGTGTTTCAGTTTCAGAAAAGAAAGCAATTTTCTTGTAGAAAATCCAGGCATTatggattttttctctctctagagCAGGAGCACAGAATTAtcgaaattaaaaacaaaaaatgtttttttgtagAAGAACTTATTTGATATCTTCTGACTTCGTGCAGAGATTCACTAAACATGGCCTTTCTAGTGGGacccctttctctctttttcaccagtggaaaatccAACCCTTTGTATTTTCAACGAGAATTACTGagagatgctacaataaaatcattgctgaaaatactaggcacCATTGTGACATTCCTAGTTCATTTTGTGACAATGCTGAGAAACTTTGATACCCCAGTAAAGCAGTATTTTGGCTCAGCCAAACAAGCTATATGTTTACTAATAAAGCAATCAGTACTTTTGGCTACATGTTTGATAAAAGCAATTCACAATTCCTTAgttactctgagaagctgtggtTAGTTACATTAAGTGTGGacagcaagaattcagagctgtCTCAGAGATAATGGTATAAGCAAGATACATATCTGTGTGCCAGATACATACAGGCAAAAAGAATGTTTAAAAGGTAACATGCtcagacaatggcttattctgtagtgttacacatgcacaaatgtgatatgagctgactttgcactaaagaAGGTGACAGACATGCGTACTAAAATTTCAAACTGTGATATACTGTGAACCAATCATATTATAATTAATTACACCAATGTCCTGATGCCATAATTGCTATAAAAGTTGTTCTGCTTAGGAGAGGAACAGAAGAAACAATTTTTTGGCATCAACTTGCCTCGGGTTCTCCTCTCCTTTCATTGCAATAA encodes the following:
- the LOC129339995 gene encoding cell surface glycoprotein MUC18-like; this encodes MELFGRLCLLWAAITVDSWTIASTGTQAAPVTAVPPAPRLSLFPPFSIFVRGEGVRLTCSPPGRQRAAEFLFYKRKPEGQWDLQVQQKKDTWEVSTAQLEPNNTFVCAYSVKNREPLQSAPSNNHVTISIIELPPAATLSLDPKHPVYLQGERVTLTCSAPDGQEVAGYRFYKEQPDQTLRELPHKGQGPYEAFNVDRSSAGKYSCVYWMLVKERGIQSPYSSLVSVALTERPRAPLFSVSPKREVYTSGEFINFTCSARDVHHVSKITFFKDLQQLQVIQLPSSPESTTHVLRLLPQDGGKYSCMYQALESGREISSRKSRAINIAVAVLPAVTIPEASTAVVVAHTYETYVTSSTDSLGVPTPAVLQLTSSQLATEENLHRAAPDGPATSAPSSSQSTWRDSVSSSADPHGSRKPSGSQGSPKPFTSSSDPRSTSQTRTVSKAENGNATLSTDGSLHLPLVAGCSGAGALFLLFLVCIFSKKLKGTSRTSSR